From the genome of Psychroserpens ponticola, one region includes:
- a CDS encoding SRPBCC family protein, protein MRDTITKEKIFNHPIEKVWDAISKAEEISTWFIQADFKAEKGYQYTFTSEVNEKGCTTISGTIKEATPYVLVYTWIVADTNVETTVTWTLETVAEGTKLHLEHSGISNYAGDTAIAMFESFNGGWNGCINQLTDYLK, encoded by the coding sequence ATGAGGGACACAATCACAAAAGAAAAAATCTTTAATCATCCAATAGAGAAAGTTTGGGATGCCATTTCAAAAGCGGAAGAAATCTCAACATGGTTTATTCAAGCCGATTTCAAAGCCGAAAAAGGCTATCAATATACTTTTACTTCAGAAGTGAATGAAAAAGGTTGCACAACGATTAGCGGAACCATTAAAGAAGCAACTCCTTATGTTTTAGTATACACTTGGATTGTTGCAGATACTAACGTAGAAACAACAGTCACTTGGACTTTAGAAACTGTTGCAGAAGGCACAAAATTACATTTAGAACATTCAGGGATTTCAAACTATGCTGGAGATACAGCCATTGCAATGTTTGAAAGTTTTAATGGTGGATGGAATGGTTGTATCAATCAACTAACAGACTATTTAAAATAA
- a CDS encoding ArsR/SmtB family transcription factor: protein MQDRITQLFKAIADPTRRDIFHALVIASSALSITQISNQFEISRQGVTKHIKTLEDAGLIHLDNQGRERFCYANAKPLKELNKWMKFYEQFWDDSLDNLDSYLDNKTV, encoded by the coding sequence ATGCAAGATAGAATCACACAATTATTTAAAGCTATTGCAGATCCAACAAGGCGTGACATTTTTCACGCCTTAGTGATTGCGAGTTCGGCATTATCTATTACTCAAATTTCAAATCAGTTTGAAATTAGCCGACAAGGTGTCACCAAACACATCAAGACTTTAGAAGACGCTGGCTTAATTCATTTAGACAATCAAGGTCGAGAACGCTTTTGTTATGCGAATGCAAAACCGCTTAAAGAACTCAACAAATGGATGAAATTCTACGAGCAATTCTGGGATGATTCACTTGATAATTTAGACAGTTATCTAGATAATAAAACAGTTTAG
- the dnaE gene encoding DNA polymerase III subunit alpha has translation MYLIFDTETTGLPKRWDAPITDVDNWPRCIQIAWQLHDEMGNCIDHQDYLVQPDGFNIPYDAEKIHGISTELAQEQGVSLQDVLEKFNSALSKTKFVVGQNVKFDLNIMGAEFVRSATANQLQELPVLDTCTEHTASLCQIPGGRYGKFKLPTLTELHQFLFNKPFAEAHNATADVEATTRCFFELLRLGEYTKEQLDVQPDYFQNFNENNPQAIQLIGLKHINLKKESAKINDRLQKSQTSDISEAEISQNISGLADVDFVHLHNHSQFSVLQSTISVSDLVAVAAEQNMPAVALTDHANMMGAFHFVKAVNNYNKSVKTKVAEAEEKGEVSDLKEMKPIIGCEFFVCEDHSDKTRKDNGYQIVLIAKNKKGYHNLAKLSSHAFVDGFYYLPRIDKKLIQQYKEDLICLTGNLYGEVPSKVLNVGENQAEEALIWWKQEFGDDLYVELMRHTQEDENRVNPVLIKLAKKHDVKLVATNNTYYCKQEDANAHDILLCVKEGEKQATPIGRGRGYRFGLPNQEYYFKSSEEMKALFRDIPEAIKNIQEVVDKVEAFQLARDVLLPAFDIPEEFKDDADIADGGKRGENKFLKHLTFQGAKKRYGEDLSEEVVERLDFELSVIENTGYPGYFLIVEDFIREARKMDVSVGPGRGSAAGSVVAYCLWITNIDPLKYDLLFERFLNPDRVSMPDIDIDFDDEGRSRVMDYVIEKYGSSQVAQIITYGTMAAKSSIRDTARVLDLPLFEADRIAKLIPTMSKLNKIFGLDEKELGKKFRAEDLEKVNELLNIADGEGLDAETVNLARSLEGSVRNTGIHACGVIITPDDITKFVPVALAKDSDLYVTQFDNSVVEDAGLLKMDFLGLKTLTLIKDTVKIVKAKHDILLDPDSFPLDDEKTYELFQKGETVGVFQYESPGMQKHLKELKPTVFEDLIAMNALYRPGPMEYIPSFTRRKHGDEDIEYDLPAMEEYLKETYGITVYQEQVMLLSQKLADFTKGEADVLRKAMGKKQIAVLDKMKPKFIEQASAKGHDAKVLEKVWKDWEAFASYAFNKSHSTCYAWIAYQTAYLKAHYPAEYMAAVLSNNMNDIKQVTFFMEECKRMRLDVLGPDVNESYYKFSVNQDYAVRFGMGAIKGVGHGAVMTIVENRKKDGHFKSIFDLSKRIDLRAANKKAFENLALAGGFDGFGEAHRAQYFHDDGDGITFLEKAIKYGAKHQENENSAQVSLFGATSEVQIDEPIVPPCEEWGTMEKLAQEKEVVGVYISGHPLDDFKVEMKTFCNGSLALFNEMENYVNREITFGGVVTDVQHRVSKQGKGWALFMVEDYTDNYEFRIFGEDYLKYRHFLVKNSFVYVKSYVREGWVNRDTGKKSDPRLQFNSFQLLHDVMDTYAKKLSIQLNINDLKEQRITKLQELFRIHEGNHALNFVIYDNEEEIKLNLPSRKQKVKISQELLQELENDDVYYKLN, from the coding sequence ATGTATTTAATCTTCGATACCGAAACTACAGGATTACCAAAGCGTTGGGATGCACCAATTACAGATGTTGATAATTGGCCTAGATGTATTCAAATTGCTTGGCAACTCCATGACGAAATGGGCAACTGTATTGATCATCAAGATTATTTAGTGCAACCAGATGGATTTAATATTCCTTATGACGCTGAAAAGATTCACGGAATTTCGACTGAGCTAGCTCAAGAGCAAGGTGTTTCTCTTCAGGACGTTCTTGAGAAATTCAACAGTGCATTGTCTAAAACAAAATTTGTTGTTGGTCAGAATGTGAAATTCGACCTTAATATAATGGGAGCTGAATTTGTACGTTCAGCGACTGCAAATCAACTTCAAGAGCTTCCTGTTTTAGATACGTGTACAGAACACACAGCATCACTTTGTCAAATTCCTGGAGGTCGTTACGGAAAGTTTAAATTACCGACTTTAACTGAGTTGCATCAGTTTTTATTCAACAAGCCTTTTGCTGAAGCTCACAATGCAACTGCAGATGTAGAGGCAACAACGCGTTGCTTTTTTGAATTACTTCGTCTAGGAGAATATACAAAGGAACAGTTAGATGTTCAGCCTGATTATTTTCAGAATTTTAATGAGAATAATCCACAAGCCATTCAACTCATTGGATTAAAGCACATCAACCTCAAAAAGGAAAGTGCTAAAATTAATGACAGACTACAAAAGTCACAAACTTCAGATATTTCCGAAGCAGAAATAAGCCAGAATATTTCAGGTCTAGCAGATGTCGATTTTGTACACCTTCATAACCATTCTCAGTTTTCAGTATTACAATCGACTATTAGTGTTTCAGATTTAGTCGCTGTAGCTGCCGAACAAAATATGCCTGCAGTTGCGTTGACAGATCATGCTAATATGATGGGAGCTTTCCATTTTGTAAAAGCGGTCAATAATTATAATAAATCTGTAAAAACTAAAGTAGCTGAAGCTGAAGAGAAAGGTGAAGTTTCAGATTTAAAAGAAATGAAACCTATTATTGGTTGTGAGTTTTTTGTGTGTGAAGATCATTCAGATAAAACTCGAAAAGATAACGGTTATCAAATTGTATTAATTGCTAAAAATAAAAAGGGCTACCATAACTTGGCAAAGTTATCTTCTCATGCCTTTGTTGACGGATTTTACTACTTGCCACGAATTGATAAAAAACTCATTCAACAATACAAAGAAGATCTTATTTGCTTAACAGGAAACTTGTATGGAGAAGTGCCAAGTAAAGTATTAAATGTTGGAGAAAATCAAGCTGAAGAAGCCTTAATTTGGTGGAAACAAGAATTTGGAGATGATTTGTATGTGGAGCTTATGCGACATACTCAAGAAGATGAAAATAGAGTTAACCCAGTTTTAATAAAACTGGCCAAAAAACATGATGTAAAGTTAGTTGCGACTAATAATACATATTACTGTAAACAAGAAGATGCAAATGCACATGATATTTTATTGTGTGTAAAAGAAGGGGAAAAACAAGCCACTCCAATTGGTCGAGGAAGAGGTTATCGTTTTGGTTTGCCCAATCAAGAATATTACTTCAAATCTTCGGAAGAGATGAAAGCTCTGTTTCGAGATATTCCAGAGGCAATAAAAAATATTCAAGAGGTTGTAGATAAGGTTGAAGCTTTCCAATTGGCTCGTGATGTATTATTGCCTGCGTTTGATATTCCAGAGGAGTTTAAAGATGATGCCGATATAGCAGATGGAGGAAAGCGAGGTGAAAATAAATTCCTTAAACACTTAACGTTTCAAGGGGCAAAAAAGCGTTATGGTGAAGACCTTTCTGAAGAGGTTGTAGAACGTCTCGATTTTGAGTTGAGCGTTATTGAAAATACAGGGTATCCTGGTTACTTTTTAATTGTTGAAGATTTTATTCGCGAAGCTAGAAAGATGGATGTTTCGGTTGGTCCAGGTCGTGGTTCGGCTGCAGGATCTGTCGTCGCGTATTGTCTTTGGATTACAAATATTGATCCTTTAAAGTATGATTTGCTTTTTGAGCGCTTCTTAAATCCTGATCGTGTAAGTATGCCTGATATTGATATTGATTTTGATGATGAAGGTCGAAGTCGCGTCATGGATTATGTGATTGAAAAATATGGAAGCAGTCAAGTAGCACAAATTATTACTTACGGAACGATGGCCGCAAAGTCATCTATTCGAGATACTGCTAGAGTTTTAGATTTGCCATTATTTGAAGCTGATCGTATTGCGAAGTTGATTCCAACGATGTCCAAACTGAATAAGATTTTTGGACTTGATGAAAAAGAATTAGGTAAGAAGTTTAGAGCTGAAGATTTAGAAAAAGTCAATGAGTTACTCAATATTGCAGATGGAGAAGGTCTAGATGCTGAAACAGTAAACCTTGCAAGATCGCTTGAAGGTTCAGTCAGAAATACTGGTATTCATGCTTGTGGTGTGATTATTACTCCAGATGATATTACTAAATTTGTTCCTGTTGCATTGGCAAAAGATTCCGATTTATACGTCACTCAGTTTGATAACTCTGTGGTTGAAGATGCTGGTTTACTGAAAATGGATTTCTTAGGACTGAAAACCTTGACATTAATCAAGGATACGGTTAAAATTGTAAAAGCAAAACACGATATTTTATTAGATCCTGATAGTTTTCCGTTAGATGATGAGAAAACCTATGAGTTATTCCAAAAAGGTGAAACGGTTGGTGTGTTCCAATATGAATCTCCTGGAATGCAAAAGCATTTAAAAGAATTAAAACCTACAGTGTTTGAAGATTTAATTGCTATGAACGCTTTGTATCGTCCTGGTCCTATGGAGTATATTCCAAGTTTTACAAGACGTAAACATGGTGATGAAGACATTGAGTATGACTTGCCAGCAATGGAAGAATACCTCAAAGAAACTTACGGAATTACAGTCTACCAAGAGCAAGTAATGCTCTTGTCGCAAAAGTTGGCTGATTTTACCAAAGGTGAAGCCGATGTACTTCGTAAAGCGATGGGTAAAAAGCAAATTGCGGTTCTGGATAAAATGAAGCCAAAATTTATTGAGCAAGCAAGTGCAAAAGGTCATGATGCTAAGGTTCTTGAAAAAGTTTGGAAAGATTGGGAAGCCTTTGCGAGTTATGCTTTTAATAAATCGCACTCTACATGTTATGCATGGATTGCTTATCAAACAGCCTATTTAAAAGCACATTATCCTGCAGAATATATGGCAGCTGTATTGTCTAATAATATGAATGATATCAAGCAAGTCACCTTCTTTATGGAAGAATGCAAACGTATGCGATTGGATGTTTTAGGTCCAGATGTTAATGAATCGTATTATAAGTTTTCGGTAAATCAAGATTATGCTGTTCGCTTCGGAATGGGAGCCATCAAAGGTGTTGGTCATGGTGCAGTAATGACCATTGTTGAAAACAGGAAAAAAGATGGTCATTTTAAATCCATTTTTGACTTATCAAAACGTATTGATCTTCGTGCTGCAAATAAAAAAGCCTTTGAAAATTTAGCCTTAGCTGGTGGTTTTGATGGATTTGGAGAAGCGCATCGTGCACAATATTTTCATGATGATGGTGACGGAATTACCTTCTTAGAAAAGGCGATTAAGTATGGAGCAAAACATCAAGAGAATGAAAATTCAGCACAAGTCAGTTTGTTTGGAGCAACTAGCGAAGTTCAAATTGATGAGCCTATAGTTCCACCTTGTGAAGAATGGGGAACTATGGAAAAATTGGCTCAGGAAAAGGAAGTTGTAGGTGTTTATATTTCTGGACATCCATTAGATGATTTTAAAGTGGAGATGAAAACATTTTGTAATGGTAGTTTGGCACTTTTTAATGAAATGGAAAATTATGTGAATCGTGAAATAACCTTTGGAGGTGTCGTTACAGATGTGCAACATCGTGTGAGCAAGCAAGGTAAAGGTTGGGCACTATTTATGGTTGAAGATTATACAGATAATTACGAGTTTAGAATTTTTGGAGAAGACTATCTAAAGTATCGTCATTTCTTGGTAAAGAATAGTTTTGTTTATGTGAAGTCTTATGTTAGAGAAGGTTGGGTAAATCGTGATACAGGTAAAAAGAGTGATCCAAGATTGCAATTTAATAGTTTTCAATTACTACATGATGTCATGGATACTTATGCTAAGAAGTTGTCAATTCAGCTTAATATTAATGACTTAAAAGAACAACGAATTACAAAACTTCAAGAGTTGTTTAGAATTCATGAAGGCAATCATGCACTTAATTTTGTAATCTACGATAATGAAGAGGAAATAAAATTGAACTTACCAAGTAGAAAACAAAAAGTCAAGATTTCTCAAGAACTTTTACAAGAACTAGAGAATGATGATGTTTACTATAAGTTGAATTAA
- a CDS encoding DUF6252 family protein: MKRLSILLITILTFASCGDEVEFNSPSIQGNKDYVLWRAEYFNASIDINGYLTITGGNNVETLELRIPSVAVGTYTLGDVDSMEARFTAGDGTVYSTNNRPDPSVTLYPEYGEINLDKIANRTFTGTFRFNAFDPTGLKVVNFGGVTNQNPDTPTDDPVNGGIFYRVPLTSGNIPSVVFTCIDAEEQTDLAQAAFNSTTASELMYINSTDYINACNILALALETQRSYCGDIDGALQSRIDALNGCVFPCEIAEDNRNTAEAEEENATIGNYILACINYQLYLQEQIDFCGDPDGSIQLELDELNCGDDDGDGVPNIFEDFNGDGVFDDDTDGDGIFNYLDEDDDGDGILTIDEAKDVDGNPLDTDGDMDVDYLDNDDDGDGILTQNEVGDTDGDGISNYLDNDDDGDGIFTLYETGFGDTDANGQDDYLDDDDDGDGLLTANENADPNMDGDPNDAVDTDMDGVPDYLDNI; the protein is encoded by the coding sequence ATGAAAAGACTATCTATACTTCTCATAACAATATTAACCTTTGCAAGTTGTGGAGATGAGGTTGAATTTAATTCACCATCAATACAGGGAAATAAAGATTATGTGCTCTGGAGAGCTGAATATTTTAATGCTTCAATAGATATCAATGGATATTTAACGATCACTGGAGGAAATAATGTTGAGACTTTAGAACTTAGAATTCCTTCGGTTGCAGTAGGAACTTATACTTTAGGAGATGTGGATTCAATGGAAGCGCGATTTACAGCTGGAGATGGAACCGTGTATTCAACAAATAATAGACCAGATCCAAGTGTAACATTATATCCTGAATATGGTGAAATTAATTTGGATAAGATTGCAAATAGGACATTTACAGGTACGTTTAGATTTAATGCTTTTGATCCTACTGGTTTGAAAGTGGTGAATTTTGGAGGTGTTACAAATCAAAATCCCGATACACCTACTGATGATCCTGTTAATGGTGGTATATTTTATAGAGTGCCTTTAACTTCTGGAAATATTCCTTCTGTAGTTTTTACATGTATTGATGCAGAAGAACAAACGGATTTAGCTCAAGCTGCTTTTAATAGCACTACTGCTTCAGAATTAATGTATATAAATAGCACTGATTATATTAATGCTTGTAATATTCTAGCTTTAGCATTAGAAACACAAAGGTCATATTGTGGAGATATCGATGGAGCTTTACAAAGTAGAATAGATGCTTTGAATGGTTGTGTTTTTCCATGTGAAATTGCAGAAGATAATAGAAATACTGCAGAAGCCGAAGAAGAAAATGCTACTATTGGAAATTACATATTAGCATGCATAAATTACCAATTGTATTTGCAAGAACAGATTGATTTTTGTGGAGATCCAGACGGAAGTATACAATTAGAATTGGATGAATTAAATTGTGGAGATGATGATGGAGATGGTGTGCCAAATATTTTTGAAGATTTTAATGGAGATGGTGTATTTGACGATGATACAGATGGCGACGGTATTTTTAATTATTTAGACGAAGATGACGATGGTGATGGTATTTTAACTATCGACGAAGCTAAAGATGTAGATGGAAACCCATTAGATACAGATGGTGATATGGATGTTGATTATTTAGACAATGATGATGATGGTGATGGCATATTAACACAAAATGAAGTTGGTGATACAGATGGCGATGGCATATCTAATTACTTAGATAACGACGATGATGGCGATGGCATATTTACGCTGTATGAAACTGGATTTGGAGATACAGATGCAAATGGTCAGGATGATTATTTAGATGATGATGATGATGGTGACGGACTATTAACTGCAAATGAAAATGCAGATCCTAATATGGATGGCGATCCTAATGATGCTGTTGATACTGATATGGATGGTGTTCCAGATTATTTAGATAACATATAG
- a CDS encoding 30S ribosomal protein S16 encodes MSVKIRLQRHGKKGKPYYWIVAADARSKRDGKYLEKLGAYNPNTNPATVELNVDGAVQWLQNGAQPTDTARAILSYKGAMLKNHLAGGVAKGALTEEQAEAKFNAWLDEKATKVMAKEAGLSEAQAKAKADALAAEKAVNEARIAAATPIVEEEVAEEAKAEGEEVTASNEEE; translated from the coding sequence ATGTCAGTTAAAATTAGATTACAAAGACACGGTAAAAAAGGAAAACCTTACTACTGGATCGTAGCAGCAGATGCAAGATCAAAAAGAGATGGTAAATACTTAGAAAAATTAGGTGCTTACAATCCAAACACGAATCCAGCAACTGTTGAATTAAACGTTGATGGTGCAGTACAATGGTTACAGAATGGTGCACAACCAACTGATACAGCCAGAGCAATTTTATCTTACAAAGGTGCGATGCTTAAAAATCACCTAGCTGGTGGTGTTGCAAAAGGTGCTTTAACTGAAGAGCAAGCTGAAGCTAAATTCAACGCTTGGTTAGATGAAAAAGCAACTAAAGTAATGGCTAAAGAAGCTGGTTTATCTGAAGCTCAAGCGAAAGCAAAAGCGGATGCATTAGCAGCTGAAAAAGCAGTTAATGAAGCAAGAATAGCAGCTGCAACTCCTATTGTTGAAGAAGAAGTAGCTGAAGAAGCAAAAGCTGAAGGTGAAGAAGTAACAGCTTCAAACGAAGAAGAATAG
- the rimM gene encoding ribosome maturation factor RimM (Essential for efficient processing of 16S rRNA), which yields MNKKDCFFLGKIVKKYSFKGELLVKLDTDDPQLYENMESVFIEVRNNLVPFFIESSQLHKSELLRIKFEDVDTEEDADALMKSGLYLPLEFLPKLEDDKFYFHEIIGFKVEDKNFGYVGIITSVNDSTAQSLFEIDREGTEILIPMNDEFISKVDKINKTIFVDTPEGLIDLYLEED from the coding sequence ATGAATAAAAAAGATTGCTTCTTTCTTGGTAAAATTGTCAAAAAATACAGCTTTAAAGGTGAATTATTGGTCAAATTAGACACTGACGACCCTCAGTTATATGAAAACATGGAATCTGTTTTTATAGAAGTGCGGAATAACCTTGTACCGTTTTTTATTGAATCATCCCAACTTCACAAATCTGAATTATTACGAATTAAATTTGAAGATGTAGATACTGAAGAAGATGCAGACGCTCTTATGAAAAGTGGATTGTATTTACCTCTTGAATTTTTACCAAAATTAGAGGATGATAAATTCTACTTTCATGAAATCATCGGTTTTAAAGTTGAAGATAAAAATTTTGGTTATGTAGGCATCATTACTTCGGTGAATGACTCTACTGCGCAATCCTTATTCGAAATAGATAGAGAAGGTACAGAAATATTAATTCCAATGAATGATGAATTTATTTCTAAAGTTGATAAGATCAATAAAACCATTTTTGTGGATACTCCTGAAGGTTTGATAGATTTGTATTTAGAAGAAGACTAG
- a CDS encoding tRNA1(Val) (adenine(37)-N6)-methyltransferase gives MNKPFQFKQFSVNQNQCAMKIGTDGVLLGSWTSIETNPFSVLDIGAGTGILSLMLAQRSHAQVIEAIEIDDSAYEQCVDNFEQSPWNDRLFCYHASLEEFAEEIEDKYDLIICNPPFYAEDYRTENSQRDLARFQDAMPFEHILESVLTLLDQDGIFSVVIPYSEETKFIALASKISLFPKRITQVKGSPSSETKRSLLEFSFLQTNTEISELIIETSRHNYTEDYINLTKDFYLKM, from the coding sequence ATGAACAAACCTTTCCAATTCAAACAGTTCTCAGTCAACCAAAATCAATGTGCCATGAAAATTGGTACTGATGGTGTATTATTGGGTTCTTGGACTTCAATTGAAACCAATCCATTTTCAGTATTAGATATTGGAGCTGGAACTGGAATTTTATCATTAATGCTAGCACAACGAAGTCATGCTCAAGTTATAGAAGCCATAGAAATTGATGATTCAGCTTATGAGCAATGCGTAGACAACTTTGAACAATCCCCTTGGAATGATCGACTGTTTTGTTATCATGCTTCACTTGAAGAATTTGCGGAAGAAATCGAAGATAAATACGACTTGATTATTTGCAATCCGCCTTTTTATGCTGAAGATTATAGAACCGAAAACTCACAACGTGATTTGGCTCGATTTCAAGATGCAATGCCTTTTGAGCATATACTAGAAAGTGTATTAACGTTACTTGATCAAGATGGTATATTTTCTGTAGTTATTCCTTATTCAGAAGAAACAAAATTCATTGCATTAGCTTCAAAAATATCACTTTTCCCAAAGCGAATTACACAGGTAAAAGGTTCGCCTTCTTCAGAAACTAAACGCAGCCTTTTAGAGTTTTCATTTTTACAAACTAACACTGAAATTTCAGAATTGATTATTGAAACCTCACGTCACAACTACACAGAAGATTACATCAATTTGACGAAGGATTTTTATTTGAAAATGTAG
- a CDS encoding acyl-CoA dehydrogenase family protein — MKPDLFEAPDYYNLDELLSEEHKLVRDAARDWVKRDVSPIIEEYAQKAEFPTQIVSGLAEIGAFGPYIPVEYGGAGLDQISYGLIMQEIERGDSGVRSTASVQSSLVMYPIWKYGSEEQRQKYLPKLASGEWIGSFGLTEPDHGSNPGGMVTNFKDMGDHYLLNGAKMWISNSPFCQVAVVWAKNEEGRIHGLIVERGMEGFSTPETHNKWSLRASATGELIFDNVKVPKENLLPNKSGLGAPLGCLDSARFGIAWGAIGAAMDCYDTALRYSKERMQFGKPIGQFQLQQKKLAEMITEITKAQLLAWRLGVMRENGTATSAQISMAKRNNVDMALKIARDSRQMLGGMGISGEYSIMRHMMNLESVVTYEGTHDIHLLITGLDVTGLNAFK; from the coding sequence ATGAAACCAGATTTATTCGAAGCACCAGATTATTACAATCTTGACGAATTACTTTCCGAAGAACATAAATTAGTGCGTGATGCAGCCAGAGATTGGGTAAAACGTGATGTTTCTCCAATTATTGAAGAGTATGCTCAAAAAGCAGAATTCCCAACACAGATTGTTAGTGGTTTAGCTGAAATAGGAGCTTTCGGACCTTATATTCCTGTTGAATATGGAGGTGCTGGATTGGACCAAATTTCTTACGGATTAATCATGCAAGAAATTGAACGTGGCGACTCAGGTGTTAGAAGTACAGCTTCAGTACAATCGTCTTTAGTCATGTATCCTATTTGGAAATATGGTAGCGAAGAACAACGTCAAAAATACTTACCAAAACTAGCTTCTGGAGAATGGATTGGTTCTTTTGGATTAACGGAACCTGATCATGGTTCTAATCCAGGAGGCATGGTAACCAACTTTAAAGATATGGGAGATCATTATCTTTTAAATGGTGCTAAAATGTGGATTTCAAATTCACCTTTTTGTCAAGTCGCAGTGGTTTGGGCAAAAAATGAAGAAGGACGTATTCACGGACTAATTGTTGAACGTGGTATGGAAGGCTTCTCTACACCAGAAACACATAATAAATGGTCGCTTAGAGCTTCTGCTACAGGTGAGCTTATCTTTGATAATGTCAAAGTACCTAAAGAAAACTTATTACCAAACAAATCAGGTCTTGGAGCTCCTTTAGGTTGTTTAGATTCTGCACGTTTTGGTATTGCTTGGGGAGCGATTGGAGCTGCAATGGATTGCTACGATACTGCTCTTAGATATAGTAAAGAACGTATGCAATTTGGAAAACCTATTGGACAATTTCAATTGCAACAAAAGAAATTAGCTGAGATGATTACCGAAATTACCAAAGCTCAATTATTAGCGTGGAGACTTGGTGTAATGCGTGAAAATGGAACAGCAACCTCTGCTCAAATTTCAATGGCGAAACGAAACAATGTCGATATGGCTTTAAAAATTGCTCGTGACTCAAGACAAATGCTAGGTGGTATGGGAATTTCTGGTGAATATTCAATCATGAGACATATGATGAACCTTGAAAGTGTAGTCACTTACGAAGGTACTCACGATATTCATTTATTGATTACTGGTTTAGATGTTACTGGCCTAAACGCCTTCAAATGA
- a CDS encoding metallophosphoesterase family protein encodes MSSKSRLDRAYNNAKVVPFDNSSKIVLFSDCHRGDNSFADDFANNRNIYFHALKHYYAEGFNYCELGDGDELWENLSFDSILNAHKNVYMLMKLFHEQERLHMIWGNHDMVYRDPKQVEKNLSYYFDAKIGEDVELFCDIKYHEGIILKHSETKQELFLTHGHQADWWNYTFWKWSRFLVRALWKPLNVMGIADPTSPAKNYKELIKIERRTKKWITENNNLITVVGHTHRPRFPEPGDIAFFNDGSCVHPRSITGIEIENNEISLIKWQIATTDDGTLKIVRVLLEGPRKLADYKT; translated from the coding sequence ATGTCTTCAAAATCTAGATTAGATCGTGCTTACAATAATGCAAAAGTTGTTCCTTTTGATAATTCTAGTAAGATTGTTCTATTTAGTGATTGTCATAGAGGTGATAATAGTTTTGCTGATGACTTTGCAAATAATCGAAATATTTATTTTCATGCCTTAAAGCATTATTACGCTGAAGGTTTCAACTATTGTGAACTTGGTGATGGTGATGAATTATGGGAAAATCTATCGTTTGATTCTATTTTGAATGCACATAAAAATGTGTATATGTTAATGAAGTTATTTCATGAACAGGAACGATTGCATATGATATGGGGAAACCACGATATGGTGTATCGTGACCCTAAACAAGTAGAAAAGAATTTATCATACTATTTTGACGCAAAAATAGGTGAAGATGTCGAGCTATTTTGTGACATAAAATATCACGAAGGCATTATTTTAAAACATTCAGAAACTAAACAAGAATTATTTTTAACTCATGGTCATCAAGCTGATTGGTGGAATTATACCTTTTGGAAATGGAGTCGATTTTTAGTTAGAGCACTTTGGAAACCTCTCAATGTTATGGGAATTGCTGATCCTACAAGTCCTGCAAAAAATTACAAAGAATTGATAAAAATAGAACGTAGGACCAAAAAATGGATTACTGAAAACAACAACCTAATTACAGTTGTTGGCCATACACATAGGCCTCGTTTTCCTGAACCTGGTGACATTGCTTTTTTTAACGATGGAAGTTGTGTACATCCACGAAGTATAACAGGCATTGAAATTGAAAATAATGAAATATCACTCATTAAATGGCAAATTGCTACAACTGATGATGGTACATTAAAAATTGTTAGAGTATTACTCGAAGGTCCTCGAAAATTAGCCGATTATAAAACCTAA